The genomic region TATATCTACAGTTGCGTTGATGAATGCCTCGCGCGCATCGGCAACATTCGACGTCAGCGACCGATCAACTGCCATTTTCGAAAGCAAACCAATTATGGCTTCCGTATCGGCGGCATGCATAACTTCGGGCAGTGAGCCGGTTACGGGTAAGCACATTGTATGGACACGTATGCGACGTTCACCCTCACTGTTCGTGTACAGCAGCGCTGCTTGGAAGCAGACCGTTTTCGCTTCACTCAACGACTCCTCGTACGAAATCTGAACGTGTAACATACaaataaactcaaaaatatgtaaagtatgtAGGTAAGTTAAAGGTAACTAACCTGCATGCCATAGCCGGCATCTGGATTGACATTCGGCAATGAAAGTAAATCGGTTGAACGTACGAAGAAATTGCCATGGAATGTGTGCACCTGTAGGCCACGCGTACAGCGTATACGCATCACTGCTTCAAAGCCTATCTTGCGCACCAGATAGCGTTTGAAGCATTGCCTCACTGAGTCCACAATTTGCGGCTTCGTTTTCTGATAGAGCGGGAAGTGATGTACGCAGCCGCCACTATATTTGCTGATGCCCGCTGAAAAGGTGGATGAAAGAATTGATTGCTTCATAAAcggtttttttatattttgttagcaATAATTGTCttattacaatttaaatttgtaaaatgcaagaaaataaaaTCCAACTAGTTAATCGAAATCATTACTTACATATCGTTGCCATATCACTATACTGTTGATTCAGTAAAAACAAATCCACTGCAATTTGGTAGCCCGAACATTCCAAGGCAAAGCGCTTATAGAAATCTGTTGCTGGATTTAGATGAGCCACATCCTTGGCGGATCGATTATTGGGATCTTCCCGCGGTTCCAGCGAACCGGGTCCTTTATTAGGAAGGCACGTTTGGAAAACAGTCACACGACCGCCCGATGCTTGCTATTAAAGgtaagaaaatacaaaatttaacataatgaataataaacatacaaTGTATTGAGCGGGTTGGCTCTAGGAACAtaccaaacaaatttaatattcaaaactctgaatatgttttttaatagaggttcaagttttttgttgaaaaatggaGTGAAACGAAAATCATGTTATAAATGGATTGTCTTCAAGGTtccatattaaaaatttccaaaatatatttttctgtaaaatttgaaaactctGAAACccaaaattcaactttttcaaaaactctgcattttagtaaaaaaaattaaaaagaaaaaaaaaacaataaagcttCTTTATATCTCATTTGTTTAGCTAACTATCAAGAACAGTTGCCGCACTGTATTATCAACCTAAACGACTCACCATCAGCTTATAAGCAACCTGCAGAGCAGAGCCGAGTGCTGAACCCGGATCGTGTGTGTCGGCAAAACGCTTAGGCAGTTGTGTTAGTAAATCTTTTACTAATTCCTTGCACTCCTTCAAATTGACCAACAGATTGTCAGGTCGCGGCAGAAACGgatctttaattaaaaatatatatttatgaattaaaattttaacaccaaaataaaagaaaaaaaaacaattactaaCCATCTATATCGAGCAACGTCAGTTCGTGTGGCTGATTATAGCCCTCGGCCATGCTGTAGAAATGCACGTGACTGTTGTATGCAATAAAGCCGATTTGTGTGCGTGCATCACCCGGCATATCGTCCAAATGCTTACTCAGTGTGGCGCAAATATTCTCCAGATAACCGCTTTGTTGGGCAATAATGGAAACATCGAACAGGAACAAATAGATGGCGGGTTGCGGTGGGCGTAACTAAAAGTTTAGTTCAATAATAAGATTGAAGAAGGcatataatttgaagcaattattgCTCACCATATACTCAGAAGGCGCAATAAATTCAATAGTGCTCGAACGCACTTCCGGACGACGCATTACATCACCATATGTTTTCGTTGCTGGATCATATTGAAAATCTTCGGGCACTAAAATGATGTTAAATAATGCAATAATTAACTTTGAATAACGGCATTCGTGAATAATGGGCACTTACATTCATTGACCCGATAGCAAAGATTACATTTCCACATTTTACTGTCGACGAAATATACAAAGGGATTTATGTACGTGCGACACAAACGACAGCGCACAATGTTGGGACACTGAATTACTGGTAAACTCtgcaaatgaaaatacatgttgTTTATAAAGCGCTAAGTAGCGAATTTGAATTTCATAActagagataaaaaaattaaaaaatattaacaaattaaaatagcATGAAGGGGAAAGTAGAGTTCTAaattaactattattatttttatactctgaacagggtataataAGTTTGATACGACgtgtgtaacacccagaagaaacgTCAGAAATTGGCCACGACAGTAGGACGTTCCCCCGACAGTAATGccatccggccaaggactgtcaactcggcagaattctgccgctacaacaacaacaactaacgtCGGAAgccctataaaatatttacatatagtacTATATAAATTATCACCGTGATGAGCTGAGTAGTTTTCACTTGTGTGTATATACTGaacaatgaaaatgaagttcttgtatggataactttttgttagacaatatatcttcacgagatTTGGCATGGAACATTGTCTAtgacaatctccgaagaaatgggtcggatcgaactactatagcttatagttgccatacaaactgatagatCGAAATCTAGTCCtagtatggaaaagttttttatttgacaagatatcttcacaaaatttggcacatattattgtccaaggcaaggCTACAATCCAAACAGATATTGTTAGAATCGGGCAACTTTTGCTTATAGTTCCCATacgaactgatcgatcaaaatctagtgcttgtatggaaaacttttttatttgacaagatatcttcacgaaattcagcaTAGATTATAGTGCAAGTTAAtcctacaatctccgaacatattgtacAGATCAGGCCATTCTAGCATATAACTGGCCTATCAAAATGTAGATAAAAATCTTTTCATACACTATTATGCTTTAAGAAATCTACTTTTAAAGGGTGCAATAGCGTCGGTGCAAcctaatttaacatttttcaatataatttcataatattGGTGCTAGCTCTATTCTATACCAGACTATTTCGATACAACTATGATAAATTTACTGTTACTCCATTATTATAGGGTTTATTaactgatttaatttatttttagagaTCGGTAATTCTATTTTAAGgcaattttagtagttttacaAAATACCGTTACTTAAACTCGAACAAGGCaagcattaaattattttccatttactTACATTAATATCACGGAATGGATGTATCAAAATGCCCAATGGCAAACGAGACTTCTGTAGCAAGGCATTGCTTTCTGGTATTTTGGCAATAGTACTACGCATTATGCtgtgtgaaaaataaaataaattaacaattttctttattacCACTTTACCATGTAACGAACTTACTTTGGATTGCAATTAATCGATTCGTGGAATTGATTGTTGAGTACAATGCGGGGAGGTGTTACAGTGGCAGGCGACAAAATATGACGATTTTGCGTTAAATCAATTGTATCTTGACCCCATAGCCGACTGAAACCCGCCTGTGTGACACTCATTTGCTGATTATATGCGCCACCGCTTGGTATAGgaaagttttgttgttgctgctgctgatggGGCTGTTGTTGGGGCTGAGGGAATTGCTGCTGATGCACTGGCTGCGGTTGCTGCATATAAGGCTGTGATTGATATTGTAATGGTGCAGTGCTAGGCTGTCCATTGAATAGACCCGGCTGTGGCTGATACACTGGCGCATAGGGCTGTTGTGGCTGCTGTTGCGGTGTAGTCGCTAGCGTTGGTGGCGGTCCAGAGGGATACATCGGTTTTCGTAAAGTCGACGTTTGTTGTTGGGTATTGTTATTCAACTGATTTTGTTGCAGCGCTGTTGCGGCAGCACTTGTGGGCGGTAGTGGTGACTGCATGCCACCAATTGCAGTGCTTGGCGCGTAATTGGCATTCGTAAGAGTCGCTGCCTGTGGCGGCTGTGGATGTGCACTTGGTGGCGCATTTGCCAAAATAGGCTGCGAACGCGATGTTCCGAACATAGCCGCACTGCTGGCTGGTAGTTGCGACGTTGGTGGCTGTGGCTGTGCACCCGCTGTAGAGTTCAAAGTTTGCGTTGGTGTTGTTTGGCTGAACGATGTATTCGTGTATGGTGTTGGCGGCTGCAAGGGTTTGCCGCCAGCATAAGGGGCAGTCGAGTGCGGTGGCGGAACGTTAGGTTGCGAAGTTGGTGGCTGCGCTGACAAAGGTGTGGGTGCATTCATGGCATTCGTACGGAAATTGgcctatataaatatttagaataatatttataaaatatgaataaagtaagtaaataatttctGCGCACCTGGTAATTGCTTGGGAACGGcgtttgctgctgctgcgtctGATTTGGCGGTAACGACGGTTGCCGTTGTTGCTGCATATTCGTTGGAGGTGGCATGTTCGCCGGCGCTGCGCCATTGGTGCGATTAATACTTAAGTTTTGCATACTGCCCGACAAAGCTGTAGCGCTTGCTGACGAGtattgtggattacttgcagtCACATTGCCACTAGGCGCATGACTGAGTGGCGGTTTGGCGTTATAGCCGCCAAACTGTGCTTGCTGCGCCAGTGAAGGTGATGCTGTGCGCGACGAGTTCGTACTCAAATCACCGCTACCGCCTCCACCATTGGTCAAGGGCATAGCTCCCTGTGGGCCATTCATGCCAGGCGGTCGCATATGTGGCGGCAAATTACTAGCTGCTGCTTGCGCTGTTGCTGATGGTGGTCTCGTTGGTCCATTAAGTGCTGCTGATGACGCTGAATTTGACGTTGGTGGCAAAAATTTACTCATATTACTTTGCAATGTTGGAACCGGCTGCGACaataattgctgttgttgtggttgtttcTGTTgaagtatttgttgttgttgctgctgaatTTGCTGTTGATGATTTGCAGATAATGGCGTAGGTGGTGCGCCGGCAACTCCTTGGGctgtttgctgctgctgttgtgtgGCTGGTAAGCCATTCACCAAATTTGTTTGCCCCATGGGCGGAGGACCGTAATTAGTATTCGCATAGCCAGACATTTTCATGTAGCTTTGCTtaattcatagaaatgaaaacacCTGTTGATGAGAGACCAAAAGTTGTAAttaggaaatataatataaaaatttttactataacGCTGAGCTCGACAGTCAAGCAGCATCAACCATTAGCACGCGCCAATTTTCACGGCCGGTTTCTTAGATATCACAACTCAGCGTTTGTCAGCacaaatttttaagtaattttcaaaCACTTAAAGTGTTATCAAAGACAATTGAATACAATATATACGAACGCAACTCTTATCTTAGTGTACGAAAAACAGTAAATGCCAACTTTAATTGCACGAGAAGCAGACGTAAAGGTTATCTATGTTTTAATTGGCCTTGCGGAAGTTTAAGTAAAAGGTCCAGTAAAGTGATATAtgaattatttctaaaaaactGATAaaggtttgtttttgttataacaaTTTACATAGTgacaaaaatacttaaaaagcaATGTTTTAGCATTAtgattatgataaaaaaatttaatttagcaaaaaaagGGATAAATGTATTGAATGCAAATAGTAAGTAAAAGACTAATTTCCCGTTGACATGGCAGTGGGATCAACGTTACCAGAAGAAACCagatttttatccgaccaagtaCTGAAAACTCGACAGCATTCTTCAaaatcatttattatatttaataaaaatttgtccgAAAAATAGTTCAGATTGGATAAATAtaactgccataaaaactggCCAATCAATATTCAGATAAACATTTGTcgcgaaaattttttatatttttcgagcagcacaatttcatatttttaacatatactTAAAATGAATAGAATGAACGTATAATTTTGGATTTTAGGACAAGGTTAATACTGTTTAAAACTTAATATTCAACCcaattttatgatatttgttCTAAAAGATACAAATAAGTACACTTTTAATTGTAATTCGCTTccaactttttcatattttatgtcTATTACATAAAATGCAATACCAAGATAACATATCATATTTTAATTTCCCATTATCTTAAACAAATCATTATACATTGTAATTCATATTTTAGTCACGAAGAATAAGTGGAAAtgaaacatgaaaaaataatataaaatataagctATCTGTTAGGtagaaaaacaattattaaataaattataaaaagcaTGTCGTCAAAAACGATTACGTATTAAAAAGTGAGTCTTAACCTTGACCTTAACCCAGCAATAgctggtataaaaatatactttccgCAGTGCTTATATGTTATGCATACATAATTTTCGAATCATCATTGTTTCCATTATCTAAGccaaaaattttactataagATTTGTTGTTTTCGCCGTAAATACAAATCGACAAATTTGTCTGTATATGTTGGTGGATGTAGGTATGTTTcgtttttaatatatgtatcaaCGTACATGAATATGAAGgaattaaatattaagaaaatcgTTGAAAAGCAAATAGCCACACACATAAACgtatgtacattcataaatattcatattgcATGAATTAGTAAGCAAAATTCAACAAAAGCGTTTAATTGTTCCTTTATACAAAGTATTGCATTCCGATGCACAAAACATCCCTTCCTGCATTTTTAATTACACGCAATATGAATCAATTAAACGATTGAGAAGTTGTTAGAAACTTTATGGGAAAATTATtcgtaaaattaattaatttctaagtgaaaatattctttattttagGAACGCTGctgatttcgaaaaattatggATTTGCTTTGAGCCAGTagcttgaaaaaattttcgaaatgcatTACAATGAAAACGTTTTAGTCATTAAAAAAATCGTCCgggcatgtaaatatgttataGATGGTTCTATGTACACTTTAACTCTATAATTTGGGCTATCAGTAGGGTCCGCCGCCCCAATTTAATGTTGACATGTCACGCACAAATGCCTCCACTATTGCGACCACCGACGCAATTGTTTACTTTTATACAGTTGtaagaatatatatgtacatacgtctgCCAATACACAGTATTACACATAGTAGttacatataattaaatatgtcCGTAAATCtgtaaataaaagcttttaattcGCATGACAACTGGTAATACACACATTTGCAAGTTTAACCGAGTTTTGAACGTTGGACCTTCAATTAGAAATGTGCCAGACGATttctctttgttgttgttgttgtttttgctacgATAccttcaatttcattaaatgtaGACAAGTTAAACTTTATTTCCGGAATCCAAAACCGTTAAATTGTAAAACACATATTTCGTCACGtaaagttaagtttttttttcgaaagatAATATCCGGTAAGTTGTACGTGTAaggaacaaatttaaattttttatgtttattttgcaTCGGAGAAATATTTATGGCACGTCGaatgtacatacaataaaaatttcactaaaaaatgtTGATCAAGATAAACCAAAATGATATTGAATTTGATAAGAACGTGTCTACCTATACCTACGCAATCAGTTAAGACATTATGAGAAGCAGAAATTATGCGTGTGCCAATTTATCGTAAAGGTAGGTATACACAACCGGTTGAGAGTATTTTACTGAAGTGACGACAGCATAGTTGTGACGTATTTCGGGAAATCTCTTATCTATACTTCCAGAGAAGCTGTTGCAACGATTGGTTAAATGACGTATTGCACGTTTTGACAGCTGCTTTCCGCGTGTACTTTACTATCCTATCTAGCGCACGTTTGCTGTTAACTTGCACATCTCCATTGTTGATTTACTAACCCCACAGTGGCGACGAATGGCGAATATGTAgaagcaaaaatgcaaaatcacTAACGCGAAAAGCACGAAACCTAGTCAAAAGAAAGCTATGAATTTAGGCAAGTTTTCGCCTTTCTTCGCGTGTACGTATTAAATGGCCCACTACTGACGACTACAGCAACCAGCTGAGTGGAAGAGACGTTCACACAAAATCGAAGGGACGAGAGCAACGCCAGTGTTAGATTTTCATTCCAATAAGAATAATTTGTATATGTGAAAGCGTTTATATACCGAAATTTCGATATGATTTTTAAAAAGGACGATGTGATACGTCAATTTAATCTTTGTTACTTGGGTCAATGTTCGCTATGTCCAATCATCATGGGTACATTTGGGCGTTGTATTAAATTGCGATATGTAATTATTGACTACATCTGTATTATTACGTGCACTTCAATACACTCTTCAATTGAATTTTCACAGCACATCTGAAATTATCTCCGAAACTAAGAAAGCGTGCACATTTAACTAATGTTAAAAGTATATCTAATTATTGACCATATAATAAGTCGATGatacttttgcatatttttcgaGGCACTTACACTTTTCTTTGCTGCTTTTGTTCAGCGAAATTTTTATCACCAACTTTGGGGGCAATAGCaatgaaactaaaaatttcagcaaacacgcacacacgttGATTATAACTATTTCAAGGGAATTGTTAACGCAAATCTTGCTTTTAATCACACGGTTTAAAAGATATATCTAGTTTTATAGAGTTAATTAAACcccaatttaatttattggcaCCACAAAATTAGCCCGACAAATTTTCATTGAACTGCAAAGACGAGCAAAAGCGAAAAATAATGCAATACGAACAGCAGAAACAATTGGGCTACacattttttagcaaaatttgaCGTGGCCTTTGGTGATGCCACATTGCTTTACAAATTACATAtgcaatataaacaaattatttgtaCAAGGGTTATatgaaataagaatttttatttaattagttattaaaaatttacattatttgttttatatgtttttaattgtgataaaatgacaaaaaataccGATCACCTTAAATTGATTTTGAGCGACATCTACCAGTCGGTAGCAGTTATActggggttttcaatagggatgCAGCAAAATTAGACAGATAGggaaagttttttttcgattgcccAGAAGCTACACACTGCACAAAGACCGTTTAAAACCATCAAGGACTGAATTTTCAGCTTAATCTTATACTATTGACAACTGAACCGCTACAAGAAGTTATTCACATAGAAGCGGTCAACTTTAGCCAATGGGACAGAATTTGT from Bactrocera tryoni isolate S06 chromosome 3, CSIRO_BtryS06_freeze2, whole genome shotgun sequence harbors:
- the LOC120770582 gene encoding protein transport protein Sec24A, which produces MKMSGYANTNYGPPPMGQTNLVNGLPATQQQQQTAQGVAGAPPTPLSANHQQQIQQQQQQILQQKQPQQQQLLSQPVPTLQSNMSKFLPPTSNSASSAALNGPTRPPSATAQAAASNLPPHMRPPGMNGPQGAMPLTNGGGGSGDLSTNSSRTASPSLAQQAQFGGYNAKPPLSHAPSGNVTASNPQYSSASATALSGSMQNLSINRTNGAAPANMPPPTNMQQQRQPSLPPNQTQQQQTPFPSNYQANFRTNAMNAPTPLSAQPPTSQPNVPPPHSTAPYAGGKPLQPPTPYTNTSFSQTTPTQTLNSTAGAQPQPPTSQLPASSAAMFGTSRSQPILANAPPSAHPQPPQAATLTNANYAPSTAIGGMQSPLPPTSAAATALQQNQLNNNTQQQTSTLRKPMYPSGPPPTLATTPQQQPQQPYAPVYQPQPGLFNGQPSTAPLQYQSQPYMQQPQPVHQQQFPQPQQQPHQQQQQQNFPIPSGGAYNQQMSVTQAGFSRLWGQDTIDLTQNRHILSPATVTPPRIVLNNQFHESINCNPNIMRSTIAKIPESNALLQKSRLPLGILIHPFRDINSLPVIQCPNIVRCRLCRTYINPFVYFVDSKMWKCNLCYRVNELPEDFQYDPATKTYGDVMRRPEVRSSTIEFIAPSEYMLRPPQPAIYLFLFDVSIIAQQSGYLENICATLSKHLDDMPGDARTQIGFIAYNSHVHFYSMAEGYNQPHELTLLDIDDPFLPRPDNLLVNLKECKELVKDLLTQLPKRFADTHDPGSALGSALQVAYKLMQASGGRVTVFQTCLPNKGPGSLEPREDPNNRSAKDVAHLNPATDFYKRFALECSGYQIAVDLFLLNQQYSDMATISGISKYSGGCVHHFPLYQKTKPQIVDSVRQCFKRYLVRKIGFEAVMRIRCTRGLQVHTFHGNFFVRSTDLLSLPNVNPDAGYGMQISYEESLSEAKTVCFQAALLYTNSEGERRIRVHTMCLPVTGSLPEVMHAADTEAIIGLLSKMAVDRSLTSNVADAREAFINATVDIFNAFKIAQNLPSGQSGQLIAPRSLALMPLYISALLKHPAFRVGTSTRLDDRVYAMDCMKTLPLDQLMKFIYPEFYLIDALFYPNANALEDDEEEDLPELPRLQLSAEFLDSRSIFLLDCGNLIIIYVGLNVPVNVLEGVFGVKATAELPDYLYGLPNVTSPANDILKRFILRLNDDKPYPPMVQIIRDTSTAKPQFIEKLVDDRSESSLSYYEFLQHIRTQVK